From the Sphingobacteruim zhuxiongii genome, the window GAATGCGAAGGTATTAGAACTTATCATGTATCAATTTGAACAGTTTGGATTAGCTGTTGAGAAAGATATTGAAGAAATCAGGACCGAAGATATTCTAAAGTTAGAAGATGCAAAGAAGATCCTGACTCAACAATTTGTAGATCCACCGACGCAGCGTCAATTGTCGAAAATCGTACTCTTAAATGAGTTTAAGTTACGCAATGGTTTCAAACGATATTTTGGGACTACCATTTATAACTTCATCACCCGCCTGCGCATGGAGGAAGCTAAGCGACTAATCTTAGATGAAGAAAAAAACATGTATGAAATTGCTACCCAAGTAGGTTTCAAACATCAGGCAAGCTTTACGCATGCGTTCAAAAAATATTACGGTATCCTGCCTAGCGACATCTATCGATCAGGACAGGCTAGCCATTAATACAGTATTAAAATGCTGCAAATCGTATTCCATCGGAATCGCTTGAATTTCAGTTCTCAAATTTTTCGGATTAATATGAACTAAACTATCGATACCAAAAATAGTATAGATATGCTGTTGCTTAAAGACTTCGTTTGGACTACCATACCACCATACCCTGCCCGCTTTCATCATCACAACTCGATCACTATATTGCGCGACCATGTTTAAATCGTGTAATACGGCAATCACTGTAAATCCAGCGCTACAGAATGCTTTTGCTATCGCCAGTGTTTGATGTTGATATTGAATATCCATACTCGAAATCGGCTCATCTAAGAGCAATATTCCTTCTTCTACGTCCCATAATTGAGCAAGAACACGCGCTAAATGTACACGTTGTTGTTCTCCTCCTGATAACTCGCGGATAGAGCGTGCTCGAATATGATTCAGGTTACAGATGTTGATGCATTCCTCAAGAATCTTTTTATCGAGGGCAAGCGTCTGTTTCATGTATCTTCCCATAGAAATAACCTCTTCCACAGTAAATGGGATATCCATTAAATTATTCTGATGAAGATACGCTCGGAACGTCGACATTTCCTTCATACTTAGCGCAGTAATATCCTTGCTTTGGATCAGAATCTTCCCACTATTTCCCTTTAGTTCTCCCGCCATTAACTTGAGTAGCGTACTTTTGCCAGCACCGTTTGCTCCGATAATACTGATAAACTCCCCTTTGTCAATAAAAAGATGGAGATCCTTGATAATGGTTCTGTTCTTTACTGCATAATTTAGCCCTTGGATTCGAATCATGATTTATAACTTTCTTTTTTCTTTTAATAATATTCCTAGAAAAACCGGTGCGCCAATTAATGCAGTGATGACACCGATTGGTAATTCTAGTGGTTGAATGACCGTCCGTGCAATTAAGTCTGCTAGGTTTAATACAATTGCCCCGCCGAGGAGAGACGCAGGAAGTAAAAAGCGATTGTCAACTGTTCCGATCAATCGAAGCGTATGTGGAACTAGCAAGCCTACAAAAGCGATGATACCAGCAAAAGCAACAGAAGCGCCGACGGCTAATGTGGAGCAAACAATAATCAATACTTTTAATCGCTTTGTATTTAGTCCCATCATCTCCGCTTGGGACTCCCCTAGTGCAAATAAATTCAACGATTTACCAAAAAACAAAAGAGGTGTGACAGCGATGATGCTGAAAATCGCGAGGATATTTACTGATTCCCAAGTCGCCCCTGCCATACTTCCTAAAGACCAAAAAGTAATATTCCGTAACTGCTGTTCCGTTGCCATGTAACTCATCAAACCGGTGGCTGCACCTGCGAGCGCATTGATCGCAATACCAGCGAGGATCATTGTCGCGATATTCGATTTCCCGTCGACCATCGAAATACGATAGACTATTAAAACCGCTATCGAAGCGCCTATAAATGCCGCAATGGAAATTAAATACAGATTAAAGGCGTTGCCTAGGAACGCGATTAAACTAGCTTCAAATACAATCGTTAGTGCAGCGAAGAAAGAAGCGCCAGCTGATATGCCAACAAGACCAGGTTCAGCAAGTGGATTTCTAAATATCCCTTGTATCGCTGTTCCTGTAATTCCTAATATCGCACCAATGAGGGTGCAGAAAATGATTCGTGGAATACGAATCTCTAATAAGATATTCTTCAGCAGCTCGTCTTCTTCTTTCAAGTTGGAGAATCCCAATGATTTGTATAATAGCATAAAGACTTCTTGAAATGGGATTTTCATGGTGCCAGCTCCTAATGAAAAGACGATCAAACAAAGCAGAGATATCCCCAATACGACATAAATAATACTATACCTCATCCTAAAGTACTAGTTGTTGTAGTTTGGAAATAGCTTCCGGAAGACGAAGGCTATAGTTGTTTAATAAACTCGCATCCATAGATACGATTCTTTTGTTTTTGCCTGCCTTGGTAAGCTTCACTCCTGGCATATTTGCGATACTTTCTGAGCCGCCTAAACTAGAAAGTCCGAAATTAAACATCAAAATGACATCGGGATTTGCTGCGACTAACGCTTCCGTATTATACGTTTTATAACCCGTAAATCCTTTCATTGCATTCTTAAAACCGGCATTTTTAATAACCGCATCAACGGCAGTCTGTTGCCCTGCAACACTCATATGACCGGCACCGCGCGCATAAATAAACAATACTTTCTGCGTAGAATTCTTCGACTTATTCATTAAAGCAGTTAGCTCTTTGCCAAGACTTTGTGCAAGTTGCTGTCCTTTTTCCACTTGATTTACAGATTTAGCAATGTTGAGGATAAAGTTTTGAAGTCCTGTTTTCGAGAAATCTTGTGTGATCAGCGCAAATGGTATTTTAAGTTTCTGAAGTTGAACTTGTACATCCGCCGCTAACTCCCCTTCAAGGGCAAGAACTAAATCCGGTCGAAACGAACTAAGGGATTCAATCGTGACACTTCGATTCTTACTAACTTTCGGCAATTCAGCAATGTACGCGGGATAATCGCTCGTTAAATCAACTGCTACAATTTGCTTCCCCATACCTAATCCATCGAGTACTTCGGTAATCGATCCACTTAGCGAAATAATACGTTTTGGATTGCTTGCTTTAACGGAGATGCTGACAGAAATCAAAGTCAAAATGATCAGAATTGATCGTGATAATGGATAAATTTTCATTGCGTGTTGTGCTAATATTGAACACAAATAGAACACTTATTTAAAATAATTCCAAATAAGCGAACACAACAAAAGATTCGAAAATCACAATACAACAAGGATACAACATTTTTAATAAAACACTAAATATCAATAACATAAGACACTTGTTTTATAACAAGCTTTCAGCTGAAAAATCTGTATACCACAAAAAAACATACATATGCAACAAAACAAGCTACGTTTTGAATAAACTATTTGTCGCGAATATTGAGGAATATTGCACTATTATTTAGAATTAATACAAATAGATTGCAACTCAAACATATATACCGTATCATGTTTTTAGCCGTCCTTATCCATAGCAGCTTCACCCCGATCTTTGCTCAACAAAAAGCGAGATTCAAGGGCTATGTTATTGATAGTTTAGGGCAACCAATAAGTAACGGCTCTTTACGCTTTCAACCGGATCAAATCCAAGCATCGACAAACGAAAAAGGCTATTTCGAAACCGACCTTCATTATACGGGTCAATACCGATATACAATTACAGCTTTAGGCTATCAGCAAGATACTGGCTCCATAAATTTAACAACGCGTAGACAGCCTATCCGTTTCATGCTCTCGAACGCTGAGCAGCAAATTGCAGAAATTACCGTCGTTGGACAGGTATTGAAAAGACCCACTCTGATTGACCCTCGAAATTCTGCCATGCCTGTCACGATCATCGATCGTCGAACTCTGGACCTCCTTGGAAGTCGTCGATTAGATGAAGTGCTACGTGAACAAACAGGAATGGCCATTGTCAATAATACAGCCGGCGGGAGTCGTTCTGTGGGTGTACAGATGCAAGGGCTTTCTAGTCAGTATATCATGATCTTAATCGATGGGCAACCATTACTCGGGAGACAATCTGGAAATTTAGACCTATCGCGAATTCAAGTTTCTAACATTGAACGGATTGAAATTATAAAAGGAGCATCATCTTGCTTGTACGGAAATGACGCCCTAGGTGGAGCAATCAATATCATTACTCGCTTTGGAAGTACCTCTCCACAACTGCATTTACAAGCAAACTATGCAAGCTTCCATACGATAGACATGACTGCTGAAGCGGAGCGTAATTTCAACAAGAACAAGGGCTATTTACTTTTTTCAAGCAATTATTATAGAACCAATGGATTTAATAACAATAAGCGATATATGGAAGCAGGAACTACGGTTCCTCCATACACTAATTTCGCTGTGCAAGGGAAAATACGACATCAATTAAAAGATGAATCTGAGCTATTAAGCCTTAGCCTACGCGCAAATAATAGACACTCTGAAATGACCAGAAAATATGCTTCAGATTACGAAATTATAGATCAGCAAGATGAGACAGATTTAAATGCTTCATTATCTTTTGATAAACGTTGGTCTAGTCAGTGGAAAAGTCTTACGAACTATTATTTTTCTCATTATCAATCAGATATTGCAGTAGACAATCAAGAGGCTTCAACATCACTTTCAAGTGATCGATTTCGGCAAGCCATTCATAAGATCGAGCAACAAGCGGCATATCACAGATCGGGTTTCAATCTGACTTTGGGTGCAATGGTTCAACTAGAAAAAATGAACGTGGAAGCTAACTTGAATCAGCGGCAGCAATTGACCAGCAGTGTGTATGGGCAAGGAAACTATAATTGGGGAGCACATGTACTTCTTACAGCAGGAATACGATTTGATCATACGGTAAATTTTGGATCGCAGTTAAGTCCTAGTCTAGGAACGACCATTAAACTTTTAGATAATCTCAAATGGAAAACGGGCATTGCAACTGGCTTTAAAGCTCCTGACTTCCGGACTCGATATCAGGTATTCTACAATCCTTCAGCAAATTATTATGTGCTTGGCAATGAGGTTTTACGTGAAACCGTTGAACGAATGGATGCCGCTGGCGAACTATCTGAGATTCGTACGGCAGTGCTCAAACAATTAGATCAGTCTCTAAATGCTGAAAAGAACACCTCTTTAAATACAGGTTTTCATTATACCCCCTTCAAGAACAGCCAGATTGAACTGAATGTATTCTATCACCGATTGCGCAATCAAATCAACAGTATTCAGGTTGCGACAGGTCAGCGTAATATGGCAGTCTACTCGTTTCAGAATCTCCCAAGTGCAGTAAATAAGGGAATTGAAGCCAATTGGCAAGCG encodes:
- a CDS encoding TonB-dependent receptor produces the protein MFLAVLIHSSFTPIFAQQKARFKGYVIDSLGQPISNGSLRFQPDQIQASTNEKGYFETDLHYTGQYRYTITALGYQQDTGSINLTTRRQPIRFMLSNAEQQIAEITVVGQVLKRPTLIDPRNSAMPVTIIDRRTLDLLGSRRLDEVLREQTGMAIVNNTAGGSRSVGVQMQGLSSQYIMILIDGQPLLGRQSGNLDLSRIQVSNIERIEIIKGASSCLYGNDALGGAINIITRFGSTSPQLHLQANYASFHTIDMTAEAERNFNKNKGYLLFSSNYYRTNGFNNNKRYMEAGTTVPPYTNFAVQGKIRHQLKDESELLSLSLRANNRHSEMTRKYASDYEIIDQQDETDLNASLSFDKRWSSQWKSLTNYYFSHYQSDIAVDNQEASTSLSSDRFRQAIHKIEQQAAYHRSGFNLTLGAMVQLEKMNVEANLNQRQQLTSSVYGQGNYNWGAHVLLTAGIRFDHTVNFGSQLSPSLGTTIKLLDNLKWKTGIATGFKAPDFRTRYQVFYNPSANYYVLGNEVLRETVERMDAAGELSEIRTAVLKQLDQSLNAEKNTSLNTGFHYTPFKNSQIELNVFYHRLRNQINSIQVATGQRNMAVYSFQNLPSAVNKGIEANWQAEIFTGLQLSGGYQYLIAKDLSVQDSIRANVWPYSQNIHDPKTGNAYKPSAKDYWGLENRSRHQFNLGVIYRYEPWNLSFNLRAIFRGKYPFMDLNGNRFIDKYDSYVDSHIIYYAGIEKKFNSRPLSIRVNMDNMTNYINYMIPGQMGRMTSIGLSYRIIKN
- a CDS encoding heme ABC transporter ATP-binding protein encodes the protein MIRIQGLNYAVKNRTIIKDLHLFIDKGEFISIIGANGAGKSTLLKLMAGELKGNSGKILIQSKDITALSMKEMSTFRAYLHQNNLMDIPFTVEEVISMGRYMKQTLALDKKILEECINICNLNHIRARSIRELSGGEQQRVHLARVLAQLWDVEEGILLLDEPISSMDIQYQHQTLAIAKAFCSAGFTVIAVLHDLNMVAQYSDRVVMMKAGRVWWYGSPNEVFKQQHIYTIFGIDSLVHINPKNLRTEIQAIPMEYDLQHFNTVLMASLS
- a CDS encoding FecCD family ABC transporter permease, which gives rise to MRYSIIYVVLGISLLCLIVFSLGAGTMKIPFQEVFMLLYKSLGFSNLKEEDELLKNILLEIRIPRIIFCTLIGAILGITGTAIQGIFRNPLAEPGLVGISAGASFFAALTIVFEASLIAFLGNAFNLYLISIAAFIGASIAVLIVYRISMVDGKSNIATMILAGIAINALAGAATGLMSYMATEQQLRNITFWSLGSMAGATWESVNILAIFSIIAVTPLLFFGKSLNLFALGESQAEMMGLNTKRLKVLIIVCSTLAVGASVAFAGIIAFVGLLVPHTLRLIGTVDNRFLLPASLLGGAIVLNLADLIARTVIQPLELPIGVITALIGAPVFLGILLKEKRKL
- a CDS encoding heme/hemin ABC transporter substrate-binding protein translates to MKIYPLSRSILIILTLISVSISVKASNPKRIISLSGSITEVLDGLGMGKQIVAVDLTSDYPAYIAELPKVSKNRSVTIESLSSFRPDLVLALEGELAADVQVQLQKLKIPFALITQDFSKTGLQNFILNIAKSVNQVEKGQQLAQSLGKELTALMNKSKNSTQKVLFIYARGAGHMSVAGQQTAVDAVIKNAGFKNAMKGFTGYKTYNTEALVAANPDVILMFNFGLSSLGGSESIANMPGVKLTKAGKNKRIVSMDASLLNNYSLRLPEAISKLQQLVL